GGGAGTAGAGTCCTATCACATCTACATCCGGCTGGCTCCTCAGAGCGTCCATTAAGTGGGCAGCATAGGGATCCTGCCCTATGATCCCTATCCTTATCATTTAGATGAGCTCTCCCTCAGGGCATCGACAGCTGGCAAGGGAAGGCCAGCGAGACCGTACATAACAGCGCCTCCAGCTGTGTAAACTTTGCTCCCCTTCACCCCTACCATATCGGCTGCTGCGCTGAGATGTCCACCGCAGAGGACGGATTCCTTAGCATATTTTTCCATCGCGCTTACTATCTCGAGAGTTCCTCTCCTGGATTCCGGCTTCTCGAATATCCCCATGGGTCCGTTGGCTATAGCTATATCGGCGCCCTTCAGCTTCTCCTTGTATAGCTCTATCGTACCGACGCCTATATCTATTATCTCGGCATTCTCAGGTATTGCGTAGACTGGGAAGTTCTCGATCCTACCATCCTCTAGCTTCACTAGGAAATCGACTGGATAGAAGATCCTACCAGGTGCTTCGTTCAGAATCTCCCTGGCCGCTGGGAGTAGGAGATCCAGATCCTTCATCTTCCTCATCTTCCCGTTCAGCTTATGGCCCGCTGCTAGAGCTAAAAGCATGCCGACCAGCCCCCCGGTCAGGACCTCCGCTGCTTTATTGTTCCTGACAGCATGCACCATCACTTTCAGCTTATCCGGGACCTTAGCACCTCCTAGTACCAAGATCCTCCTTCCCTTTATTGAATCTAGCTCCATCATCTCATTCAGCATTTTCTGCATGTTCCTCCCGGCCGCAGAAGGCAGGAGGTATGGGAAAGCTACTAGAGATGGTTGGCTCCTATGGGCGGCCTGAAATGCATCATTAACATAAGCATCGAATAGAGGAGCTAACTTCTGAACTAAATGGGTCTTTACCAAATCTTTGGGATCCCCCTCTATGTTCTCCTCAGCCATGAATCTTAAATTCTCGAGCATTATGACATCTCCCTTCTTCATCCTCTTTATTCTCTCCCTGACATCGCTTGAGAATACGCCATCAACGTATTCCACATCTATGCCGAGTTCCTTGGAGAGCTCTACCGCATGGGGCTCCGTAGTTATGAAGTCGCTGCTTCCAGGCCTCCCTTGATGAGTTCCAACGACCACAGAAGCTCCTCTCTCAATTAGTTCCTTTAAAGTCTTAGCGGCTTGCTTTATCTTCTCAATTTCCATTATTTCACCGTTCTCCCCTATTGGAACGTTCATATCCGCTCTTAAAAAGACCTTCTTGTTCTCGACGTAGAGGTCATCGAGAGTAGGCACCCTTCTGGTCTTCATGGAGCACCCCTCGCCCGGTGCCAGTGAAAATTAAATTTTTATCTCCTTAGGGAGGCAGGCCTCCTTCATAATGGAAAATTTTTTAACATTTATTTTAGGTACTCAGAGAGAGCATCCTTACATGGGCATTCCCTACGCTTAGGTATTCTTCTTATAGTTTCCTCAATAAGTCTCGATATATCTTGGATTTTCCTAGAAAATATCTCAATTACTTCCCCTTGTGTCAATTTAACTGCTCCTGATACTCCTGCCGCATAATTGGTGACTACGGAAATGCTCGCATAACAGATAGCGAGTTCCCTAGCCAGGGAAGCCTCCGGGCATCCTGTCATACCGACTATATCTCCCCCAAGTATTGAAAATGCTCTAATTTCAGCAGGAGTCTCAAACCTATTCCCTTCAGTGCAAACGTAGACTCCCCCATCCCTCACACCTAAGCCCATGTGCTCAGCGGCTTCGATTATGGAAGCTCTTATCTCGGGACAGTAAGTATATGGGGTCATTGAGACATGTACTACACCGCTTACTTCCCTTCC
The sequence above is drawn from the Candidatus Korarchaeum cryptofilum OPF8 genome and encodes:
- a CDS encoding phosphoglycerate kinase, which translates into the protein MKTRRVPTLDDLYVENKKVFLRADMNVPIGENGEIMEIEKIKQAAKTLKELIERGASVVVGTHQGRPGSSDFITTEPHAVELSKELGIDVEYVDGVFSSDVRERIKRMKKGDVIMLENLRFMAEENIEGDPKDLVKTHLVQKLAPLFDAYVNDAFQAAHRSQPSLVAFPYLLPSAAGRNMQKMLNEMMELDSIKGRRILVLGGAKVPDKLKVMVHAVRNNKAAEVLTGGLVGMLLALAAGHKLNGKMRKMKDLDLLLPAAREILNEAPGRIFYPVDFLVKLEDGRIENFPVYAIPENAEIIDIGVGTIELYKEKLKGADIAIANGPMGIFEKPESRRGTLEIVSAMEKYAKESVLCGGHLSAAADMVGVKGSKVYTAGGAVMYGLAGLPLPAVDALRESSSK
- a CDS encoding S-methyl-5'-thioinosine phosphorylase, with translation MVRVGIIGGSGLYELLENPRIVRLDTPFGHCDVQLGELAGEEVAFIPRHGASHRLPPYKVNYKANLYALNMLEVERIIATNAVGSINPALEPGTIVIPHDFIDMTKCRDVTFYDGETTIKVRGREVSGVVHVSMTPYTYCPEIRASIIEAAEHMGLGVRDGGVYVCTEGNRFETPAEIRAFSILGGDIVGMTGCPEASLARELAICYASISVVTNYAAGVSGAVKLTQGEVIEIFSRKIQDISRLIEETIRRIPKRRECPCKDALSEYLK